TGTCCGTGAGGTATCGCCATTGTCGTCATGTGCGGGTCCGTTCTTTGAGCGATGGGAACTCAGAGAGGACCAGTGATAGTGCATGGGCCGAGGTCTCTTCGGGGACTGACTTGAGTGAGAATGCCTCCAGCTTGGAAAGCAGTGCTTGCAGTGACTTCTGCACAAGATATCCGGGTCTGTTGCAGAGTGCGATTGCCAGGAAGCCTTCGCTTCGCTCCACGACAACACTACCAGTCTTCCCCGTGAATGACTCGGTTTCGTCTTCTGCTCGCATCATGCGCCATGTGTCTGCAACGCCCTGTATGTATGCACCATGAGTATCTGAGGCAATCGACGGGTCAGTGAAGAGATGCTCGAAGGAGTGTCTCGAGTCGGACAGCCACATGGCTAGCACGGTGGCCGGCGGCACAACAGTCCTCTCTTGAGACCTCCTTGATGCGAACCTTCGGAACATTGACCGGATTGTCGATTCTGACTCGCGCGGGCCGGCCTGACTGCGAAGAGTTTCAAGCTGTTCCCTCGCTTGCTCCTGAAGGGCCTCAAAGTTGTATTCTTCCGCCAGCCGCAGCGCTTCTTCAAAGTGTGCTTTGGCCCTGTCCCGTACCCCACTGTGCAGAGCAATCATTCCCTTCATGATTGACAGACGGCACATCTCTGGATAGTAGTCTGCCTCAAGAGCCAGAGTTCGAACGAGGTCAAGATGCCTGTAGACTGCGGAGAGGTGCTCCGGACGTCGGGTGTTCGTGTACAGCGAGAAGTAGGCCTCTGCTGCTCTCAACTCAAGGTCCTTTGCATTCTCTGACATCTTGTGTTCCGTCGTGATCTTCAGCTGATTCTCAAGGTTGAGAGCGAGTGCCTCCCAGTTTCGGTCCAGCTCAAGTTGGATTGCATCCAAGTCTTGGATGAAGAGTTTCCCTTGAGGTGTGGCCATGAACTGCCCACCAGGGACGTTCTGTCTTAGCCATTTCAACAACGTCCTTGATTGAGTATTTCCTGCAACGGCCTTGAGGATTGTCAGCAGTGAGACTCTCAAGTCCGTCGCAACACCCTCCTGCGCTAGTGCTTCTTGAGCCATGCGCCTGGCGTCTTCGTACCTCCTAAGCTCCAGCAATGACTCTGAGATGTTGTTCTGTAAGGTCACCTTCAAGTAGAACTCGGATTGTGTGACCGGGTTTGCGTAGGCCTCCTGCTGCAGGGCTAGCGCCTCCTCAAACTTGCCCTGAACGGTCAGGATGATGGCCATGTTTATGGCAAAGATGACCTTGGCTCGTTCTTCCTGTAGGCTCTTCGCAGCGTCGAGTCCCACCTCAAGGACAAGCAGGGCTTGCCTCAGGTCTCCCAGTTTTCTCAACACGCTGGAGTACATGTTACCTATCAGCGTGAGCATCTCACGGTTCCCCACTATCTGCGCGAACGTGAAGGCGGGCTCTATCATATCACGGCTGGCAGTCATCTTGCCCTGCCTCAACAGACCGAAACCGTAGTATGACTGAGCCACAAGTAGTGCTGTCTTCGCTGCAATGGATGGATGCGACTTGTATCTATTGACCGATGATTGATACATGTCCTCAAGCAACTCGAAGGCGGCCAGTCTTGTAAAGACCTCTGCCTTGGCCATGATCACCTCGAACTGTATCAGCTCATCTTCCTTTGACATGTCGAGTGTCTTGGCATCTTCCAGCACGCTTCTGTCAGACGACCTCGCCCGAACTCTCAGTATGAGCGGGTAGACCCATGACTCACGAGACACATGAAATGACGACAGGAGGTCCATCCTTCCAGTGATGAAGGCCCACTTCGCCCAGAGAAACTCGAGCAGTCTGCTATTCGGGTTTGCACGTCTGAGCTGGTCCAACGCTGCAAGTGTATCGACC
The window above is part of the Candidatus Thorarchaeota archaeon genome. Proteins encoded here:
- a CDS encoding tetratricopeptide repeat protein codes for the protein MPREKQEVVTEMTEFSCRMCGASVTFSLDDPNSYEQKSESGNPLIGHLFTVRVAHETPSNAVHVNVVVVDERGEYRAHKDCYEEKSGPSAAARRSDTVLAQLPMEIRSYLSLASQEDLKVMNAVEQQSTATPVDTLAALDQLRRANPNSRLLEFLWAKWAFITGRMDLLSSFHVSRESWVYPLILRVRARSSDRSVLEDAKTLDMSKEDELIQFEVIMAKAEVFTRLAAFELLEDMYQSSVNRYKSHPSIAAKTALLVAQSYYGFGLLRQGKMTASRDMIEPAFTFAQIVGNREMLTLIGNMYSSVLRKLGDLRQALLVLEVGLDAAKSLQEERAKVIFAINMAIILTVQGKFEEALALQQEAYANPVTQSEFYLKVTLQNNISESLLELRRYEDARRMAQEALAQEGVATDLRVSLLTILKAVAGNTQSRTLLKWLRQNVPGGQFMATPQGKLFIQDLDAIQLELDRNWEALALNLENQLKITTEHKMSENAKDLELRAAEAYFSLYTNTRRPEHLSAVYRHLDLVRTLALEADYYPEMCRLSIMKGMIALHSGVRDRAKAHFEEALRLAEEYNFEALQEQAREQLETLRSQAGPRESESTIRSMFRRFASRRSQERTVVPPATVLAMWLSDSRHSFEHLFTDPSIASDTHGAYIQGVADTWRMMRAEDETESFTGKTGSVVVERSEGFLAIALCNRPGYLVQKSLQALLSKLEAFSLKSVPEETSAHALSLVLSEFPSLKERTRT